In Octopus bimaculoides isolate UCB-OBI-ISO-001 chromosome 14, ASM119413v2, whole genome shotgun sequence, the following are encoded in one genomic region:
- the LOC106884277 gene encoding uncharacterized protein LOC106884277 isoform X2 — protein MNSLSILFCFLAASVLTSEAFNFLGGYDGDKRWNNDGPGSFWDSGMDREHGRKSDSKSNQRKKVLEELLTKSMYAQFKAYMMMANSYKMLGESVKLQRIALAQANGGTLGGNFRNSFLGDSLDRFYS, from the exons ATGAACTCGTTAAGCATTCTATTCTGCTTTCTAGCTGCGTCTGTGCTGACATCTGAAGCATTCAATTTCTTAGGTGGATACG ACGGTGACAAGAGATGGAACAACGATGGACCAGGTTCTTTTTGGGATAGTGGTATGGACCGCGAACACGGCAGAAAATCCGACTCGAAAAGTAACCAAAGAAAGAAAGTACTAGAAGAACTGCTGACTAAATCTATGTACGCCCAATTCAAAGCGTACATGATGATGGCAAATTCCTATAAAATGCTGGGAGAAAGTGTGAAGTTGCAGAGAATTGCTTTGGCCCAAGCCAATGGAGGAACGTTAGGCGGAAACTTCCGGAATAGCTTTCTAGGTGATAGCCTAGATCGGTTTTATTCCTAA
- the LOC106884277 gene encoding uncharacterized protein LOC106884277 isoform X1 yields the protein MNSLSILFCFLAASVLTSEAFNFLGGYDGDKRWNNDRPGSFWDSDMDSGHGGKSGSKSDHKKKILEELLTKSMYAQFKAYMMMANSYKMLGDSVKLQRITLAQANGGTLGGNFQNSFLGDSMDRIYS from the exons ATGAACTCGTTAAGCATTCTATTCTGCTTTCTAGCTGCGTCTGTGCTGACATCTGAAGCATTCAATTTCTTAGGTGGATACG ACGGTGACAAAAGATGGAACAACGATAGACCAGGTTCTTTTTGGGATAGCGATATGGACAGCGGACATGGCGGAAAATCAGGATCGAAAAGTGACCACAAGAAGAAAATCCTAGAGGAACTGCTGACTAAATCTATGTACGCTCAATTCAAAGCGTACATGATGATGGCAAATTCCTATAAAATGCTGGGAGATAGTGTGAAGTTGCAGAGAATCACTTTGGCCCAAGCCAATGGAGGAACGTTAGGCGGCAACTTCCAAAATTCTTTTCTAGGTGATAGTATGGATCGCATTTATTCCTAA